Proteins co-encoded in one Sebastes fasciatus isolate fSebFas1 chromosome 11, fSebFas1.pri, whole genome shotgun sequence genomic window:
- the gtf2b gene encoding transcription initiation factor IIB encodes MASTSRGDALALPRVQCPNHPDAILVEDYRAGDMICPECGLVVGDRVIDVGSEWRTFSNEKALKDPSRVGDAQNPLLNGGDLTTMISKGTGAASFDEFGNSKYQNRRTMSSSDRAMLNAFKEISTMADRINLPRNIIDRTNNLFKQVYEQKSLKGRANDAIASACLYIACRQEGVPRTFKEICAVSRISKKEIGRCFKLILKALETSVDLITTGDFMSRFCSNLGLPKQVQMAATFIARKAVELDLVPGRSPISVAAAAIYMASQASAEKKTQKEIGDIAGVADVTIRQSYRLIYPRAAELFPPDFKFDTPVDKLPQL; translated from the exons atggcgtcGACGAGCCG CGGAGATGCCCTGGCCCTTCCCAGAGTTCAGTGTCCCAACCACCCTGATGCCATACTGGTGGAGGACTACAGAGCAGGGGACATGATCTGCCCCGAATGTGGCCTTGTAGTAG GTGACCGTGTAATCGACGTCGGCTCAGAGTGGAGAACGTTCTCCAACGAGAAAGCCCTCAAAGATCCATCCAGAGTGGGAGACGCCCAGAACCCTCTGCTCAACGGGGGCGACCTAACCACCATGATCAGCAAG GGAACTGGCGCAGCTAGCTTTGATGAATTCGGTAACTCCAAGTACCAGAACCGGCGGACCATGAGCAGCTCTGACCGGGCCATGCTCAACGCCTTCAAAGAAATCAGCACCATGGCAGATCGCATCAACCTGCCAAGAAACATCATA GACAGAACAAACAACTTATTCAAGCAGGTTTATGAACAGAAGAGCCTGAAGGGGCGAGCCAACGATGCCATCGCTTCGGCCTGTCTCTACATCGCCTGCAGACAAGAAGGTGTACCAAGAACATTTAAAG AGATCTGCGCCGTCTCTCGGATCTCCAAGAAGGAGATCGGCAGGTGCTTCAAGCTGATCCTGAAGGCGCTGGAGACCAGCGTGGACCTCATCACCACCGGAGACTTCATGTCTCGCTTCTGCTCAAACCTGGGCTTGCCTAAGCAGGTGCAGATGGCGGCCACCTTCATCGCCAGGAAGGCCGTGGAGCTCGACCTGGTGCCCGGCAGGAGCCCCATCTCGGTGGCCGCGGCAGCCATCTACATGGCCTCCCAGGCATCTGCAGAGAAGAAGACCCAGAAAG AAATCGGGGACATCGCCGGCGTCGCGGATGTTACGATCAGACAGTCATACCGACTCATCTACCCCCGCGCCGCAGAACTCTTCCCTCCAGACTTCAAATTCGACACACCCGTCGACAAGCTGCCCCAACTGTGA
- the pkn2a gene encoding serine/threonine-protein kinase N2 isoform X1 — protein sequence MMVSAGQQNMRGRVGSIDLEMELADTDEVQGDARGQLVAERLGLGHNLDLSDTMVQQKLDEIKEQIRREIRKELKIKEGAENLRKVTTDKKSLAYVDNMLKKSNKKVEELHQELQELNAHIVVKDPEELLECPLTPDTPNSEARMCNSNSRLAALKRQNDIELKVKQGAENMILMYSNGPSKDRKLLATAQQMLQDSKTKIEFIRMQILKSSQASEMSFESNDVMDKPIISPLDLRVEELCHHAKIESAVAEGAKNVMKLLGSGKVTEKRAHSEAQARFNESSQKLDLLRYSLEQRLNELPKNHPRSSSIVEELSLLSSPPLSPRSSIISTQNQYSTVTKPAALTGTLDVRLMGCQDLLENVPGRSKAASVPLPGWSPSETRSSFISRANRNRGVSSRNMTKSEELSNEISAVLKLDNTVVGQTSWKSVSNQAWDQKFTLELDRSRELEISVYWRDWRSLCAVKFLRLEDFLDNQRHGMCLYLEPQGMLFAEVTFFNPVIERRPKLQRQKKIFSKQQGITFLRAPQMNINIATWGRLVRRAIPTVSTNSFSPQAAETGTSSLPGSPTPCSDPLVTKLDFDKEPTPGPKHYPVPDDIREPLVQDKMPDKEEVQDALASFDFLNKRNSMALKPDLDRDHSEQEMQPPDLELIAIQKDTEIREEEQFLFSLQDFKCVAVLGRGHFGKVLLAEYKSTGEMFAIKALKKGDIVARDEVDSLMCEKRIFETVNSVRHPFLVNLFACFQTQEHVCFVMEYAAGGDLMMHIHADVFSEPRAIFYAACVVLGLQFLHDHKIVYRDLKLDNLLLDTEGYVKIADFGLCKEGMGFRDRTSTFCGTPEFLAPEVLTETSYTRAVDWWGLGVLIFEMLVGESPFPGDDEEEVFDSIVNDEVRYPRFLSTEAISIMRRLLRRSPERRLGAGERDAEEVKKHLFFRNMDWTGLLAKKVKPPFVPTIQGANDVSNFDDEFTSEAPILTPPREPRALNLDEQNMFSDFDYIADWC from the exons GGGGATGCCAGGGGCCAACTGGTGGCGGAGCGACTGGGTCTGGGACACAACCTGGACCTGTCCGACACCATGGTTCAACAGAAGCTGGACGAGATCAAGGAGCAGATCCGCCGCGAGATCCGCAAGGAGCTGAAGATCAAAGAAGGTGCAGAGAACCTGCGAAAG GTCACCACAGACAAGAAGAGCCTGGCTTATGTTGACAACATGCTGAAAAAATCGAACAAGAAGGTCGAGGAGCTTCACCAAGAGCTGCAAGAGCTCAACGCCCACATCGTGGTCAAAGACCCTGAAGAACTGCTAG AATGCCCTTTGACCCCAGATACCCCGAACAGTGAGGCGCGAATGTGCAACAGCAACAGCCGCCTGGCCGCCCTGAAAAGACAGAACGACATCGAGCTCAAGGTCAAACAGGGAGCCGAGAACATGATTCTGATGTACTCCAACGGGCCCTCCAAG GATCGTAAGTTGCTAGCGACTGCCCAGCAGATGCTTCAGGACAGCAAGACGAAGATCGAGTTCATCAGGATGCAGATCCTCAAGTCCAGCCAGGCCAGCGAGATGAGCTTCGAGAGCAACGATGTGATGG ACAAGCCCATCATCAGCCCGTTGGACCTTCGGGTGGAGGAACTGTGTCACCATGCCAAGATAGAGTCCGCCGTGGCGGAGGGAGCCAAGAACGTCATGAAGCTCCTGGGCTCGGGAAAAGTCACAGAAAAGAGAGCGCATTCAGAG gCCCAGGCTCGTTTTAACGAGTCCAGTCAGAAGCTCGACCTCCTGCGATATTCCTTGGAGCAGCGCCTCAACGAGTTGCCTAAAAACCACCctcgcagcagcagcatcgTGGAAGAGCTGTCCCTGCTGTCCTCGCCGCCCCTCAGTCCCAGATCCAGCATCATCTCCACGCAGAACCAGTACAGCACGGTGACGAAGCCCGCTGCACTCACAG GCACGTTAGACGTCAGGCTCATGGGCTGTCAGGACCTTCTGGAAAACGTCCCGGGTCGTTCCAAAGCTGCGTCTGTCCCGCTGCCCGGCTGGAGCCCCAGCGAGACGCGCTCGTCCTTCATCAGCCGAGCAAACCGAAACCGCGGTGTGAGCTCACGGAACATGACAAAGAGCGAGGAGCTCTCCA ATGAGATCAGCGCAGTGTTGAAGCTGGACAACACGGTAGTCGGACAAACAAGCTGGAAGTCGGTCAGTAACCAGGCCTGGGACCAGAAGTTTACATTGGAGCTGGACCgg TCACGTGAGCTGGAGATCTCGGTGTACTGGCGCGATTGGCGTTCGCTCTGCGCCGTCAAGTTCCTACGACTGGAGGACTTCCTGGACAACCAGCGTCACGGGATGTGTTTGTACCTAGAGCCACAGGGGATGCTGTTTGCTGAG GTAACATTTTTCAATCCCGTCATTGAGAGACGACCAAAGCTTCAAAGACAAAAGAAGATTTTCTCGAAGCAGCAAG GTATAACCTTCCTGCGAGCCCCTCAGATGAACATCAACATCGCCACCTGGGGCCGCCTGGTGAGAAGAGCCATACCGACCGTCAGCACCAACTCCTTCAGCCCGCAGGCGGCTGAGACCGGGACCAGCAGCCTGCCTGGATCACCCACGCCCTGCAG TGACCCGCTGGTGACCAAGCTGGACTTTGACAAAGAGCCCACCCCAGGACCCAAACACTACCCAGTACCCGACGACATCAGAGAACCACTGGTGCAGGATAAGATGCCCGACAAGGAGGAAGTACAG GACGCCCTCGCCTCATTCGACTTCTTGAACAAGAGGAACAGCATGGCGTTGAAGCCGGACCTGGACAGAGACCACTCGGAGCAGGAGATGCAGCCTCCAGACCTGGAGCTCATCGCCATCCAGAAAGACACAGAGATAAG GGAAGAAGAGCAGTTCCTCTTCAGTCTCCAAGACTTCAAATGTGTGGCGGTCCTCGGACGTGGTCACTTTGGAAAG GTGTTGTTAGCAGAATATAAAAGCACAGGAGAGATGTTCGCTATCAAAGCGCTGAAGAAAGGAGACATTGTGGCTCGTGATGAGGTGGACAG TCTGATGTGTGAGAAGAGGATTTTCGAAACGGTCAACAGCGTCCGCCACCCATTCCTGGTCAACCTGTTTGCGTGCTTCCAGACGCAGGAACACGTTTGTTTTGTCATGGAGTACGCGGCGGGAGGCGACCTGATGATGCATATTCACGCTGACGTTTTCTCCGAGCCTAGGGCCAT ATTTTATGCAGCCTGCGTCGTATTGGGATTACAGTTCTTACATGACCATAAGATTGTATACAG AGATTTGAagctggataacctgctgctggatACAGAGGGCTATGTAAAGATTGCTGACTTTGGGCTTTGCAAAGAAG GAATGGGTTTCAGGGACCGCACCAGCACATTTTGCGGCACGCCAGAGTTTTTAGCGCCCGAGGTTTTGACCGAAACGTCGTACACTCGCGCTGTGGACTGGTGGGGGCTGGGCGTCCTCATCTTTGAGATGCTGGTCGGGGAG TCGCCCTTCCccggtgatgatgaggaggaagtGTTCGACAGCATCGTCAATGACGAAGTCCGCTACCCACGGTTCCTCTCGACCGAGGCCATATCCATCATGAGGAGG CTTTTGAGAAGGAGTCCAGAACGACGACTGGGAGCAGGAGAAAGGGACGCAGAGGAGGTTAAGAAACATCTATTCTTCAGG AACATGGATTGGACCGGACTGTTGGCTAAGAAGGTGAAGCCGCCGTTCGTGCCGACCATTCAGGGCGCCAACGACGTCAGCAATTTCGACGATGAATTTACCTCAGAGGCTCCGATCTTAACCCCGCCCAGGGAACCGCGAGCGCTGAACTTGGACGAGCAGAACATGTTCTCTGACTTTGATTACATCGCTGACTGGTGTTAG
- the pkn2a gene encoding serine/threonine-protein kinase N2 isoform X2 gives MAADSVQGDARGQLVAERLGLGHNLDLSDTMVQQKLDEIKEQIRREIRKELKIKEGAENLRKVTTDKKSLAYVDNMLKKSNKKVEELHQELQELNAHIVVKDPEELLECPLTPDTPNSEARMCNSNSRLAALKRQNDIELKVKQGAENMILMYSNGPSKDRKLLATAQQMLQDSKTKIEFIRMQILKSSQASEMSFESNDVMDKPIISPLDLRVEELCHHAKIESAVAEGAKNVMKLLGSGKVTEKRAHSEAQARFNESSQKLDLLRYSLEQRLNELPKNHPRSSSIVEELSLLSSPPLSPRSSIISTQNQYSTVTKPAALTGTLDVRLMGCQDLLENVPGRSKAASVPLPGWSPSETRSSFISRANRNRGVSSRNMTKSEELSNEISAVLKLDNTVVGQTSWKSVSNQAWDQKFTLELDRSRELEISVYWRDWRSLCAVKFLRLEDFLDNQRHGMCLYLEPQGMLFAEVTFFNPVIERRPKLQRQKKIFSKQQGITFLRAPQMNINIATWGRLVRRAIPTVSTNSFSPQAAETGTSSLPGSPTPCSDPLVTKLDFDKEPTPGPKHYPVPDDIREPLVQDKMPDKEEVQDALASFDFLNKRNSMALKPDLDRDHSEQEMQPPDLELIAIQKDTEIREEEQFLFSLQDFKCVAVLGRGHFGKVLLAEYKSTGEMFAIKALKKGDIVARDEVDSLMCEKRIFETVNSVRHPFLVNLFACFQTQEHVCFVMEYAAGGDLMMHIHADVFSEPRAIFYAACVVLGLQFLHDHKIVYRDLKLDNLLLDTEGYVKIADFGLCKEGMGFRDRTSTFCGTPEFLAPEVLTETSYTRAVDWWGLGVLIFEMLVGESPFPGDDEEEVFDSIVNDEVRYPRFLSTEAISIMRRLLRRSPERRLGAGERDAEEVKKHLFFRNMDWTGLLAKKVKPPFVPTIQGANDVSNFDDEFTSEAPILTPPREPRALNLDEQNMFSDFDYIADWC, from the exons GGGGATGCCAGGGGCCAACTGGTGGCGGAGCGACTGGGTCTGGGACACAACCTGGACCTGTCCGACACCATGGTTCAACAGAAGCTGGACGAGATCAAGGAGCAGATCCGCCGCGAGATCCGCAAGGAGCTGAAGATCAAAGAAGGTGCAGAGAACCTGCGAAAG GTCACCACAGACAAGAAGAGCCTGGCTTATGTTGACAACATGCTGAAAAAATCGAACAAGAAGGTCGAGGAGCTTCACCAAGAGCTGCAAGAGCTCAACGCCCACATCGTGGTCAAAGACCCTGAAGAACTGCTAG AATGCCCTTTGACCCCAGATACCCCGAACAGTGAGGCGCGAATGTGCAACAGCAACAGCCGCCTGGCCGCCCTGAAAAGACAGAACGACATCGAGCTCAAGGTCAAACAGGGAGCCGAGAACATGATTCTGATGTACTCCAACGGGCCCTCCAAG GATCGTAAGTTGCTAGCGACTGCCCAGCAGATGCTTCAGGACAGCAAGACGAAGATCGAGTTCATCAGGATGCAGATCCTCAAGTCCAGCCAGGCCAGCGAGATGAGCTTCGAGAGCAACGATGTGATGG ACAAGCCCATCATCAGCCCGTTGGACCTTCGGGTGGAGGAACTGTGTCACCATGCCAAGATAGAGTCCGCCGTGGCGGAGGGAGCCAAGAACGTCATGAAGCTCCTGGGCTCGGGAAAAGTCACAGAAAAGAGAGCGCATTCAGAG gCCCAGGCTCGTTTTAACGAGTCCAGTCAGAAGCTCGACCTCCTGCGATATTCCTTGGAGCAGCGCCTCAACGAGTTGCCTAAAAACCACCctcgcagcagcagcatcgTGGAAGAGCTGTCCCTGCTGTCCTCGCCGCCCCTCAGTCCCAGATCCAGCATCATCTCCACGCAGAACCAGTACAGCACGGTGACGAAGCCCGCTGCACTCACAG GCACGTTAGACGTCAGGCTCATGGGCTGTCAGGACCTTCTGGAAAACGTCCCGGGTCGTTCCAAAGCTGCGTCTGTCCCGCTGCCCGGCTGGAGCCCCAGCGAGACGCGCTCGTCCTTCATCAGCCGAGCAAACCGAAACCGCGGTGTGAGCTCACGGAACATGACAAAGAGCGAGGAGCTCTCCA ATGAGATCAGCGCAGTGTTGAAGCTGGACAACACGGTAGTCGGACAAACAAGCTGGAAGTCGGTCAGTAACCAGGCCTGGGACCAGAAGTTTACATTGGAGCTGGACCgg TCACGTGAGCTGGAGATCTCGGTGTACTGGCGCGATTGGCGTTCGCTCTGCGCCGTCAAGTTCCTACGACTGGAGGACTTCCTGGACAACCAGCGTCACGGGATGTGTTTGTACCTAGAGCCACAGGGGATGCTGTTTGCTGAG GTAACATTTTTCAATCCCGTCATTGAGAGACGACCAAAGCTTCAAAGACAAAAGAAGATTTTCTCGAAGCAGCAAG GTATAACCTTCCTGCGAGCCCCTCAGATGAACATCAACATCGCCACCTGGGGCCGCCTGGTGAGAAGAGCCATACCGACCGTCAGCACCAACTCCTTCAGCCCGCAGGCGGCTGAGACCGGGACCAGCAGCCTGCCTGGATCACCCACGCCCTGCAG TGACCCGCTGGTGACCAAGCTGGACTTTGACAAAGAGCCCACCCCAGGACCCAAACACTACCCAGTACCCGACGACATCAGAGAACCACTGGTGCAGGATAAGATGCCCGACAAGGAGGAAGTACAG GACGCCCTCGCCTCATTCGACTTCTTGAACAAGAGGAACAGCATGGCGTTGAAGCCGGACCTGGACAGAGACCACTCGGAGCAGGAGATGCAGCCTCCAGACCTGGAGCTCATCGCCATCCAGAAAGACACAGAGATAAG GGAAGAAGAGCAGTTCCTCTTCAGTCTCCAAGACTTCAAATGTGTGGCGGTCCTCGGACGTGGTCACTTTGGAAAG GTGTTGTTAGCAGAATATAAAAGCACAGGAGAGATGTTCGCTATCAAAGCGCTGAAGAAAGGAGACATTGTGGCTCGTGATGAGGTGGACAG TCTGATGTGTGAGAAGAGGATTTTCGAAACGGTCAACAGCGTCCGCCACCCATTCCTGGTCAACCTGTTTGCGTGCTTCCAGACGCAGGAACACGTTTGTTTTGTCATGGAGTACGCGGCGGGAGGCGACCTGATGATGCATATTCACGCTGACGTTTTCTCCGAGCCTAGGGCCAT ATTTTATGCAGCCTGCGTCGTATTGGGATTACAGTTCTTACATGACCATAAGATTGTATACAG AGATTTGAagctggataacctgctgctggatACAGAGGGCTATGTAAAGATTGCTGACTTTGGGCTTTGCAAAGAAG GAATGGGTTTCAGGGACCGCACCAGCACATTTTGCGGCACGCCAGAGTTTTTAGCGCCCGAGGTTTTGACCGAAACGTCGTACACTCGCGCTGTGGACTGGTGGGGGCTGGGCGTCCTCATCTTTGAGATGCTGGTCGGGGAG TCGCCCTTCCccggtgatgatgaggaggaagtGTTCGACAGCATCGTCAATGACGAAGTCCGCTACCCACGGTTCCTCTCGACCGAGGCCATATCCATCATGAGGAGG CTTTTGAGAAGGAGTCCAGAACGACGACTGGGAGCAGGAGAAAGGGACGCAGAGGAGGTTAAGAAACATCTATTCTTCAGG AACATGGATTGGACCGGACTGTTGGCTAAGAAGGTGAAGCCGCCGTTCGTGCCGACCATTCAGGGCGCCAACGACGTCAGCAATTTCGACGATGAATTTACCTCAGAGGCTCCGATCTTAACCCCGCCCAGGGAACCGCGAGCGCTGAACTTGGACGAGCAGAACATGTTCTCTGACTTTGATTACATCGCTGACTGGTGTTAG
- the lrrc8da gene encoding volume-regulated anion channel subunit LRRC8D: MMFTLTEVASLNDIQPTYRILKPWWDVFMDYLGLVMLMLAIFAMTMQITKDQVACLPVLEDPEEVSGAKPNSFTQQSAQKPATSAAPAATTMPLITKDLPDEIVHEIHVTHQHTAAVAETYANQPQPTGVRTNLDYQQYIFINQICYHVALPWYSKYFPYLTLIHTIVLMVSSNFWFKYPKTSSKIEHFVSILGRCFESPWTTKALSETACEDSEENKQRMTGTSSAPKQVSLEGKEDGANVNSSTPMLGVKFSADKPIGEVPSSMTILDKKDGEQAKALFEKVRKFRAHVEDSDFIYKLYVAQTVVKTVKFILILSYTSTFLAKINFKHDCEPEIKQLTGYRKFFCTHNMAFMLNKLLISYMALILIYGMACLYSLFWVFRRPLKEYSFEKVREESSFSDIPDVKNDFAFLLHMVDQYDQLYSKRFGVFLSEVSENKLREISLNHEWTFEKLRQLVTRNALDQQELHLFMLSGLPNAVFDLTDLEVLKLELIPEVRFSAKVSQMTSLLELHLCHCPAKVEQTGFAFLRDHLRCLHVKFTDVAEIPTWVYLLRSLRELNLIGNLSSENNKMIGLESMRDLRHLKTLCLKSNLTKMPTNITELSPHLIKLVVHNDGTKLMVLNSLKKMTNLIELELHTCELERIPHAIFSLTNLQELDLKSNNIRTIEEIISFQHLKRLTCLKLWHNKIITIPSSIGQIKSLEALHLSHNKLESLPPALFTLPKLRYLDVGHNSITVLPPDVGLLHNLQHLAINSNKLEALPKPLFRCTKLKALCLGNNALTVLPETVGQLVQLTQLELRGNCLDRLPVQLGNCRLLRKSGVVVEDHLFDALPVEVKESFSREANASFATHGS; the protein is encoded by the exons A TGATGTTCACACTCACCGAGGTTGCATCCCTGAATGACATCCAGCCGACGTACCGCATCCTGAAGCCATGGTGGGACGTCTTCATGGACTACCTGGGGCTGGTCATGCTCATGCTGGCCATATTCGCCATGACCATGCAGATCACCAAGGACCAGGTGGCCTGCCTCCCGGTTCTGGAGGACCCGGAGGAGGTCTCAGGAGCCAAGCCCAACTCGTTCACGCAGCAGAGCGCGCAGAAACCGGCCACTTCGGCAGCCCCCGCGGCAACCACCATGCCCCTGATCACTAAGGACTTACCGGACGAAATTGTCCACGAGATCCACGTCACGCACCAACACACTGCGGCGGTGGCGGAGACATATGCCAATCAACCTCAGCCGACGGGGGTCCGGACCAACCTGGACTATCAACAGTATATCTTCATCAACCAAATATGTTACCATGTGGCCTTACCCTGGTATTCCAAGTACTTTCCTTACCTCACCCTCATCCACACCATTGTTCTCATGGTCAGTAGCAACTTCTGGTTCAAATACCCCAAAACAAGCTCAAAGATTGAGCATTTTGTCTCAATCCTAGGTAGATGTTTTGAGTCTCCCTGGACTACGAAGGCTTTGTCTGAAACGGCTTGCGAGGACTCTGAGGAGAACAAACAGCGGATGACCGGCACCTCCTCTGCACCAAAGCAGGTGTCTTTAGAGGGGAAGGAGGACGGTGCAAACGTCAACTCATCCACACCCATGCTCGGGGTGAAGTTCTCTGCAGATAAGCCCATCGGAGAGGTCCCGAGCAGCATGACAATCCTGGACAAAAAAGATGGAGAGCAGGCCAAAGCTCTGTTTGAGAAAGTGAGAAAATTCCGAGCTCACGTGGAGGACAGTGATTTCATCTACAAGCTTTATGTAGCGCAGACCGTTGTCAAAACCGTCAAGTTTATCTTGATTTTATCCTACACTTCGACCTTTTTGGCTAAGATAAATTTTAAGCACGATTGTGAACCTGAGATTAAACAGCTgacaggatacaggaagttctTCTGCACCCACAACATGGCTTTCATGCTCAACAAGCTGCTTATCAGCTACATGGCTCTGATTTTGATCTACGGGATGGCGTGCTTGTACTCTCTCTTCTGGGTGTTTCGGCGCCCCCTGAAAGAGTACTCGTTCGAGAAGGTCCGGGAAGAGAGCAGCTTTAGTGACATTCCTGATGTCAAAAATGACTTTGCATTCCTCTTACACATGGTTGACCAGTATGACCAACTCTACTCCAAACGCTTCGGTGTCTTCTTGTCCGAGGTCAGTGAAAACAAGCTTAGGGAGATCAGCCTCAATCACGAGTGGACCTTTGAAAAACTGAGGCAGCTCGTGACCCGTAACGCACTGGACCAGCAGGAGCTGCACCTTTTCATGCTCTCCGGTCTACCGAACGCTGTGTTTGACCTCACGGATTTGGAAGTGCTGAAACTGGAGCTGATTCCCGAGGTGAGGTTCTCGGCGAAGGTCTCCCAGATGACCAGCCTGCTGGAGCTGCACCTCTGCCACTGCCCGGCCAAAGTAGAGCAGACGGGGTTCGCTTTCCTCCGCGACCATCTTCGCTGCCTTCACGTCAAGTTCACCGACGTCGCCGAGATCCCGACATGGGTGTATTTGCTGAGGAGTTTGAGGGAGCTCAACCTAATCGGCAACTTGAGctcagaaaacaacaaaatgatagGTCTGGAGTCCATGCGAGATTTGAGGCATTTAAAGACATTATGCTTGAAGAGCAACCTCACAAAAATGCCCACAAACATCACGGAGCTGTCGCCGCATCTGATTAAGCTAGTGGTGCACAACGATGGTACAAAACTGATGGTACTGAATAGTCTGAAAAAGATGACAAATCTGATTGAACTGGAGCTGCACACGTGCGAACTGGAGAGGATCCCCCACGCTATTTTCAGCTTGACCAACTTGCAGGAGCTCGACCTGAAATCCAACAACATCCGAACCATCGAGGAGATCATCAGCTTCCAGCACCTCAAGAGGCTGACGTGCCTTAAACTGTGGCACAACAAAATCATCACCATCCCATCCTCCATCGGCCAGATCAAGTCTCTGGAGGCTCTCCACCTCTCTCACAATAAACTGGAGTCCCTGCCTCCGGCCTTGTTCACGCTGCCCAAACTGCGGTACCTGGACGTGGGCCACAACTCCATCACGGTGCTCCCTCCGGACGTGGGCCTCCTCCACAATCTCCAGCACTTAGCCATCAACTCCAACAAGCTGGAGGCGCTGCCCAAGCCTCTGTTCAGATGCACCAAGCTCAAGGCGCTGTGTCTGGGGAACAACGCGCTCACCGTGCTGCCGGAGACCGTGGGTCAGCTGGTCCAGCTCACTCAGCTGGAGCTGAGAGGAAACTGTCTGGACAGACTGCCCGTCCAGCTGGGAAACTGCCGCCTGCTGCGCAAGAGCGGCGTGGTTGTGGAGGACCACCTCTTCGACGCACTGCCCGTGGAAGTCAAGGAGAGCTTCAGCCGAGAGGCCAACGCGTCCTTTGCGACTCACGGTTCATAA